The following are encoded in a window of Candidatus Nitrosotalea sinensis genomic DNA:
- a CDS encoding tetratricopeptide repeat protein has protein sequence MADKDSIQKIIAEGASYAKLERHKEAISFFDKAIKQDPENTDVLYNKGMSLLALKKNKDAASCFEKIISLDPNHTDALNNLGNHHAESQEFAKAVTYYDRALANNPNYIPALYNKGIASIRLEKYDDAINCLNKVLEQEPENMQATYYKGLVLGKQKKHEEALSYFDKILTKEPDNNEAIFYKATELSELGRHQEAIEIFDKILKEHPKNGTIIYAKARSKALLGQNDDALILLAQAISHYGKTIKKWAATDLAFDKIKGDSRFKTVVK, from the coding sequence ATGGCCGATAAAGATTCAATTCAAAAAATTATTGCAGAGGGAGCAAGTTATGCAAAACTAGAAAGGCATAAAGAGGCAATCTCATTTTTTGACAAGGCAATTAAACAAGATCCAGAAAACACAGATGTACTATACAATAAAGGCATGTCCCTGCTTGCCCTAAAAAAGAACAAAGATGCTGCATCATGTTTTGAAAAAATAATTTCACTTGACCCAAATCACACAGATGCACTAAATAATTTAGGAAATCATCATGCCGAGTCTCAGGAGTTTGCCAAGGCAGTGACATACTATGACAGGGCACTTGCAAACAATCCCAATTACATTCCAGCCTTGTACAACAAAGGAATTGCAAGCATACGACTGGAAAAATACGATGATGCAATCAATTGCCTAAATAAAGTTCTGGAGCAAGAACCTGAAAACATGCAAGCAACATACTACAAGGGACTAGTGTTAGGCAAGCAGAAAAAACATGAAGAGGCCCTTTCATATTTTGACAAAATACTAACAAAAGAACCAGATAACAATGAGGCAATATTTTACAAGGCAACAGAATTGTCAGAACTTGGAAGACACCAAGAGGCAATTGAGATCTTTGATAAAATACTAAAAGAACACCCCAAAAACGGTACAATAATTTATGCCAAAGCACGAAGCAAAGCACTTCTTGGCCAAAATGATGATGCTCTGATACTTCTTGCACAAGCAATATCTCACTACGGCAAAACCATAAAAAAGTGGGCGGCAACAGATTTAGCATTCGATAAGATAAAAGGGGATTCAAGATTCAAGACAGTGGTAAAATAA
- a CDS encoding cell division protein FtsZ: protein MSKFAPLPPAPVIMTSFGHCGIGLGAEAYRRLLLDVGADPLKPTLKGEKDESRILKRYGSTILRFPNSYGGSEIPLIPRALLIDLDPRAANLILQSYPDLFALRDKHVISGAGGAARNWAEGRTRFIKEVSTKYDMQKQLASLSPEPVRGFTIPFAMGGGTGASFASAFMQYIKKDTKEHATIASFGLLPEFGWDPVILEASAINIVMNLEHQIKYSDCSILFSNKRLRELAQRHEKRLDKMSSIIDDLPKEHEVGWKDYRGMNLIAANAISMFIASFARETEWDMSNYRTWLATKRPRFAIPWVIPIIPEERQWSSDLMTGTKHNTMEGIVEHINKKEDAVLFDIDDNDVRDKGGPKDSCCALVKVKGDFEAKERETLKNMIKDRFHIEESRMIFIKIPILETEQANVTILVNTKAIGPKILEIASEAEASWDAFKDEYGKWGLTTEEFKASLMDVVHEFS from the coding sequence TTGTCAAAATTTGCTCCATTACCCCCGGCCCCAGTGATAATGACATCCTTTGGTCATTGCGGCATTGGTCTTGGTGCAGAAGCATATAGAAGATTGTTGTTAGATGTAGGTGCAGACCCACTCAAGCCAACACTCAAGGGAGAAAAAGATGAATCCCGCATACTAAAAAGATACGGTAGTACAATTCTTCGATTTCCAAACTCTTATGGAGGAAGCGAGATTCCACTTATTCCAAGAGCTCTACTAATTGACCTTGACCCAAGAGCTGCCAATTTGATATTACAATCATATCCAGACTTGTTTGCATTAAGAGACAAACACGTAATCTCTGGTGCAGGAGGCGCTGCAAGAAACTGGGCAGAAGGCCGTACCAGATTCATCAAAGAAGTAAGTACAAAATATGACATGCAAAAGCAACTTGCAAGTCTTTCACCAGAACCAGTAAGAGGATTTACAATTCCATTTGCAATGGGAGGCGGAACGGGCGCTTCATTTGCAAGTGCTTTCATGCAATACATCAAAAAAGACACCAAGGAACACGCAACAATTGCATCATTTGGATTATTGCCAGAATTTGGCTGGGACCCAGTCATACTAGAAGCATCTGCAATCAACATCGTCATGAACCTAGAACACCAGATAAAGTACAGTGACTGTTCTATTCTATTTTCAAACAAGAGATTAAGAGAGCTTGCGCAAAGACACGAGAAAAGACTAGACAAGATGTCATCTATCATAGATGATCTTCCAAAAGAACACGAAGTCGGGTGGAAAGATTACAGAGGAATGAACTTGATTGCAGCAAATGCAATCTCGATGTTTATTGCATCTTTTGCAAGAGAGACAGAATGGGACATGTCAAACTATAGAACATGGCTTGCAACAAAAAGACCAAGATTTGCAATCCCGTGGGTGATTCCAATCATTCCAGAAGAAAGACAATGGAGCTCTGATTTGATGACAGGTACCAAGCACAACACAATGGAGGGAATAGTAGAACACATCAACAAGAAAGAAGATGCAGTACTGTTTGATATCGATGACAACGATGTAAGAGACAAGGGAGGTCCAAAGGATTCATGTTGTGCACTTGTCAAAGTAAAGGGAGACTTTGAGGCAAAAGAAAGAGAGACTCTCAAGAACATGATAAAGGACAGATTCCACATCGAGGAATCAAGAATGATATTCATCAAGATTCCAATACTTGAAACAGAACAAGCAAATGTCACAATACTTGTCAATACAAAGGCAATAGGACCAAAAATTCTAGAGATTGCAAGTGAGGCCGAAGCATCCTGGGATGCATTCAAAGATGAATATGGCAAGTGGGGATTGACTACAGAAGAATTCAAGGCAAGTCTTATGGATGTAGTCCACGAGTTTAGCTAG
- the truD gene encoding tRNA pseudouridine(13) synthase TruD has protein sequence MSQSSKVPNLDKIIGISTYSTKTEGTGGKIKSSPEQFFVMERLRQKALDKISSSGSYTVYKLKKQGIDTNHALSDIFTKYGLRLKALGLKDATATTEQYVCDMTTGRSANTLVTNRYTLEKIGLVQKPLTKKDMIGNHFKIKIEDADFTKVSVFQDQDKILNFFGYQRFGSKRPVSHLIGKAILQKNFEHAVETLLSFTSEYDTPQNNKVRQMLKDKSSYSQVMDMVPPQMDIERTVLSEMISHGDPLKALRAIPIQLRRFFVQAYQSFVFNQTVSQAHDYGEDLLHPQQGDVCFDKDDNLGRYENDPDQRLAIPLVGYSYSKKNRFDSFISNILTEEQITPKEFFTKEMQEASEEGGFRQSTILCSDFAIKEPYVEFTLSRGSYATILLREIIKPQDPVSAGF, from the coding sequence ATGTCACAATCCAGTAAGGTTCCCAACCTAGACAAAATTATTGGAATCTCAACATATAGTACAAAAACAGAAGGAACTGGCGGAAAAATCAAGTCATCTCCAGAGCAGTTTTTTGTCATGGAGCGATTACGCCAAAAAGCACTTGACAAGATATCTTCTTCTGGAAGTTACACAGTATACAAGCTAAAAAAACAAGGAATCGACACAAATCACGCATTATCTGACATTTTTACAAAATACGGATTGCGACTAAAGGCACTTGGACTCAAGGATGCAACTGCAACCACGGAACAATATGTATGCGACATGACAACAGGAAGGTCTGCTAACACTCTAGTCACAAACAGATACACACTAGAAAAAATCGGACTGGTGCAAAAGCCATTAACAAAAAAAGACATGATAGGAAATCATTTCAAGATAAAAATTGAAGATGCAGATTTTACCAAAGTTTCAGTATTCCAAGACCAAGACAAGATTCTCAACTTTTTTGGATATCAAAGATTTGGAAGCAAAAGGCCAGTATCACATTTGATAGGAAAAGCAATTTTGCAGAAAAATTTCGAACATGCAGTAGAGACCCTGCTGTCTTTTACCTCAGAGTATGACACCCCCCAAAACAACAAGGTACGCCAAATGCTAAAAGACAAGTCATCTTACTCCCAAGTCATGGATATGGTCCCCCCTCAAATGGACATTGAGAGAACAGTACTCTCTGAGATGATATCCCACGGAGACCCCCTCAAGGCACTGCGTGCAATACCCATACAGTTGCGAAGATTCTTTGTGCAGGCATACCAGTCATTTGTTTTCAACCAGACAGTATCTCAAGCACATGATTATGGCGAAGACTTGCTGCATCCACAGCAAGGCGATGTCTGCTTTGACAAGGATGACAATCTAGGAAGATATGAAAATGACCCGGACCAGAGGCTTGCAATTCCCCTTGTAGGATATTCATATTCAAAGAAAAACAGGTTTGATAGTTTCATATCAAATATCCTTACAGAAGAGCAAATCACACCAAAGGAATTTTTCACAAAGGAGATGCAAGAGGCAAGCGAAGAAGGAGGCTTTAGGCAATCTACCATATTGTGCAGCGATTTTGCAATAAAGGAACCATATGTGGAATTTACTTTATCCCGTGGATCTTATGCGACAATATTGCTTCGTGAAATAATCAAGCCACAAGATCCAGTATCAGCGGGATTTTAG
- a CDS encoding cation:proton antiporter, with protein MSELSLGHLLSNEYVIPVFLLTIFLASLIASKVKIPYTMILVGIGIAISVLDFTGHGIPNISGFKVDPKLILYFVIPPLIFEAMMKIDREQFKTVRISALALATIGVGLATIVGGLLLSYLAGLPTIVAFAFAALIAPTDAAIVIEVFKRVKIPKSLATLMESEASFNDAAGVIIFSSIMAIAASQGSLLAAGSTTEINVNILETIGHFALVFFGGIAIGIGLAVGSQFLHGLLEEPFSETALSVAVLFGSLIIANALGMSGLVAAAAAGLWFGVVLRKPKYISEKVRTYASNFWEMIAFFANSVAFLYLGLSMDMVRISQNVPLIALAVVAVLAARAVSTYPILAVTHRFTKEKTDKTWRHVVMIGGMRGALSVALVATLPESEIKEILKTITFGVVLSSLIIQYPVLTRYIKKAFPETVQETTT; from the coding sequence ATGTCAGAGCTAAGTTTAGGTCATTTATTATCAAACGAATACGTAATTCCGGTTTTCCTCTTGACAATTTTTCTAGCATCCCTTATCGCATCAAAGGTAAAAATTCCATACACCATGATTCTTGTCGGTATAGGAATAGCAATTTCCGTACTAGACTTTACAGGCCATGGAATTCCAAACATTTCAGGATTCAAGGTAGATCCAAAGCTTATCCTCTACTTTGTCATACCGCCTCTAATTTTTGAAGCAATGATGAAGATAGACCGTGAACAATTCAAGACCGTCAGAATATCGGCACTTGCACTAGCAACAATTGGAGTAGGACTTGCCACCATAGTCGGAGGCCTTTTGCTGTCATATTTGGCAGGACTTCCAACAATAGTTGCATTTGCATTTGCAGCCCTCATTGCACCGACAGATGCAGCAATAGTAATAGAGGTATTCAAGAGAGTCAAGATTCCAAAATCTCTTGCAACACTAATGGAGTCAGAAGCAAGCTTCAACGATGCTGCAGGTGTAATTATATTTTCTTCAATCATGGCAATTGCAGCATCACAAGGATCTCTTCTTGCAGCAGGCAGTACTACAGAAATTAATGTAAACATTTTGGAGACAATAGGTCACTTTGCACTTGTATTTTTCGGAGGAATTGCAATAGGCATAGGCCTTGCAGTAGGTTCCCAGTTCCTACACGGATTACTCGAAGAGCCATTTTCGGAAACTGCACTCTCAGTTGCTGTACTTTTCGGTTCTTTGATAATTGCAAATGCGCTTGGCATGTCAGGTCTTGTAGCAGCAGCTGCTGCAGGACTTTGGTTTGGAGTGGTACTGAGAAAACCCAAGTATATCAGTGAAAAGGTCAGAACATACGCTTCAAACTTTTGGGAAATGATTGCATTTTTTGCAAACTCGGTAGCATTTTTGTATCTAGGTTTGAGCATGGACATGGTACGAATAAGCCAAAACGTACCATTAATTGCACTTGCAGTTGTTGCAGTACTTGCAGCAAGAGCAGTATCAACATATCCAATACTTGCAGTCACACATAGATTTACTAAAGAAAAAACAGACAAAACGTGGAGACATGTTGTCATGATTGGCGGAATGCGAGGTGCACTCTCAGTTGCCCTTGTTGCGACTTTACCGGAAAGCGAGATAAAAGAGATACTAAAGACAATTACCTTCGGAGTAGTCTTGTCGTCATTGATAATCCAATACCCAGTACTTACAAGATACATCAAAAAGGCATTTCCTGAAACAGTCCAAGAGACAACAACATAG
- a CDS encoding virginiamycin B lyase family protein yields the protein MNKNTKKLLALAFMAIFIVSTVSVAFLGGGRTATQTKPADTTITNTPADNYPDDKRATFCDTGPAKSTKYITEFKIPTACTQPLAIITDPSGAVWFTESNTGNVGKFDLSSKTFQEFPNTQWQKGEKSMMWGLASAQDGNIWVTDSQHVLIWKFNPSDKSYQRFAFPKSQTQDGSFPQMLLIDGKNAYVNDFTGRKLGVFTTDNTSPDLGITSIQSPQKYNFTSAMVTDSANNVWYTAWIYQQGGSLVKYDQKTGNSTQYPLPQDIQAPNGITIDSSGKLWIMDTASSFFFDFDPVTSQFTKHTTSPPQVASYGNASGLIKTPISRPYWDHFDDKGRLWFNEQVANSLGVYDPASQSLVEYLVPSKNPNWSDCGPMKDCGVAQVLDFTLDHNKVWFTEWVENNIGLLDSSVPLPLNVTTSESSLTVHRGQNATVSLDITPQDTLTSPVSIVTSNTSGPQTISIMSSQGNVTVNKPTSVKITISADNFASPGTYQILAGARYQDVTISKYINVTIQ from the coding sequence GTGAATAAAAACACGAAAAAGCTTCTTGCTTTAGCGTTTATGGCAATTTTCATAGTTTCTACAGTCAGTGTTGCATTTCTAGGCGGCGGAAGAACTGCTACCCAGACCAAGCCTGCAGACACTACCATCACAAACACACCTGCAGACAATTATCCAGACGACAAGAGAGCAACCTTTTGTGATACAGGTCCTGCCAAGTCAACCAAATACATAACAGAATTCAAGATTCCTACCGCATGTACCCAGCCACTTGCAATCATAACAGACCCGTCAGGAGCAGTCTGGTTTACAGAATCAAACACTGGAAATGTGGGCAAGTTTGATCTTTCTTCAAAGACATTCCAAGAGTTTCCAAACACCCAGTGGCAGAAAGGTGAAAAATCAATGATGTGGGGACTGGCATCTGCACAAGATGGCAACATATGGGTTACAGACTCACAACACGTTCTCATCTGGAAGTTCAACCCTTCAGACAAGAGCTATCAGAGATTTGCATTCCCAAAGAGCCAAACCCAGGACGGCTCATTCCCACAAATGTTACTAATTGACGGAAAGAATGCATATGTTAATGACTTTACCGGTAGAAAGTTAGGAGTATTTACAACAGATAACACAAGTCCAGACCTTGGCATAACAAGCATTCAATCACCACAAAAATACAATTTCACTAGTGCAATGGTAACAGATTCTGCAAACAATGTATGGTACACAGCATGGATATACCAACAAGGAGGAAGCCTTGTCAAGTATGATCAAAAGACTGGCAACTCTACACAGTATCCACTTCCACAAGACATCCAAGCTCCAAATGGAATTACAATAGACTCTTCAGGAAAATTATGGATAATGGACACTGCAAGCAGTTTCTTTTTCGATTTTGATCCTGTAACATCACAATTTACAAAACACACAACATCACCGCCCCAAGTAGCATCATATGGAAACGCATCAGGATTAATCAAGACGCCAATATCAAGACCCTACTGGGACCACTTTGATGACAAGGGAAGACTCTGGTTCAACGAGCAAGTTGCAAACAGTCTTGGAGTATACGACCCAGCATCCCAGTCACTTGTAGAATACTTGGTTCCATCCAAGAATCCAAACTGGTCTGATTGTGGACCAATGAAAGACTGTGGAGTAGCCCAAGTACTAGACTTTACATTAGACCACAACAAAGTCTGGTTTACAGAATGGGTTGAAAATAACATCGGATTACTTGATTCAAGCGTCCCATTGCCACTAAACGTAACTACATCCGAGTCCTCACTTACAGTCCACAGAGGACAAAATGCCACAGTATCACTAGATATCACACCGCAAGACACCCTCACATCTCCAGTCTCCATAGTAACATCAAACACCTCAGGACCTCAAACCATCTCAATCATGTCATCTCAAGGTAATGTTACAGTAAACAAGCCAACAAGCGTCAAGATAACAATCTCTGCAGACAACTTTGCAAGTCCAGGAACCTACCAGATCCTAGCCGGTGCAAGATACCAAGATGTAACCATATCCAAATACATCAATGTCACAATCCAGTAA